One segment of Gilliamella sp. ESL0441 DNA contains the following:
- a CDS encoding GNAT family N-acetyltransferase, which produces MTLECAKDLCNNFQLHLAFVTLSSGLIIIKDNMIFYSALTYLAYHYRIEFERAKVIPKSQKQLVAICFSKLISNCLYRQNLAYLNGYNKFSMKIDYRLNKSC; this is translated from the coding sequence ATTACGCTTGAATGTGCTAAAGACTTATGTAACAATTTTCAACTTCATTTAGCATTTGTGACACTGTCATCAGGATTAATAATTATAAAGGATAATATGATATTTTATAGTGCGTTAACTTATTTGGCATATCACTATCGTATTGAATTTGAACGGGCAAAAGTTATACCAAAAAGCCAAAAACAACTGGTTGCAATTTGCTTTTCAAAACTAATTTCAAATTGTCTGTATCGTCAAAATTTGGCTTACTTGAATGGTTATAATAAGTTTTCCATGAAGATAGATTATAGACTGAATAAATCCTGTTAA